One Cucumis sativus cultivar 9930 chromosome 1, Cucumber_9930_V3, whole genome shotgun sequence DNA segment encodes these proteins:
- the LOC105436120 gene encoding uncharacterized protein LOC105436120, with protein MPLLPWKTTRASRISQIVADLHSPKRASSLVVETGFPTSIVDLFVKHRDRLRKHSARRKSKKKKKITKNEFHDSIAQLSPLELDSIGSSGSCVLRGNLEIEDLDEARKCSGRGCEPIRDRTETCVVGGDAASGNGFCLFVLKMFVVAVLALSAKKLVVGITLSAFLLFLLEFLGTRIVRFFKPCIHGEAALRSLIQKVSKHLWIGKDDPVIQVSRNCEGESVPKVSLNAFLNESIDSPELSSSVEEIQLVEPEIDTDVTPKGNEDEKRRLDGGNLEVCENGRGIRRKQNRRMFDKLVRRKSGSEANEKKNNTEELMFRSGGLDKDSIEEQGNEALEKDQEQDGETISICCKDEQDSGKPSGFDEQWQTMKVAESSCEIHKIKIKREQSLSYAFLFLIVLVGLFGGRFVAVVLATASCFMIKLNEIARRKSLNPPLKISQ; from the coding sequence ATGCCTCTTCTTCCATGGAAGACCACCAGAGCTTCTCGAATCTCCCAAATCGTCGCCGACCTTCACTCGCCGAAGCGCGCCAGTTCGCTTGTTGTCGAGACTGGATTTCCAACCTCTATTGTTGATCTATTCGTCAAGCACCGCGATCGACTGAGGAAGCACTCGGCCAGAAGGAAgtcgaagaagaagaagaagattacgAAGAATGAATTTCACGACTCAATCGCTCAACTGTCTCCTTTGGAACTCGATTCTATTGGCTCTTCAGGCTCTTGCGTACTGCGCGGTAACCTAGAAATTGAGGATTTGGATGAAGCTCGTAAATGTAGCGGTCGTGGATGCGAACCGATCCGGGATCGGACTGAGACGTGTGTTGTCGGTGGCGATGCGGCGTCCGGGAACGGATTCTGTTTGTTTGTGTTGAAGATGTTTGTGGTTGCGGTTTTGGCGTTAAGTGCCAAGAAGCTTGTGGTTGGTATTACTCTGTCTgcttttctactttttcttctgGAATTTCTCGGTACACGTATTGTACGCTTCTTCAAACCGTGCATTCATGGCGAGGCTGCTCTGAGATCCTTGATCCAAAAGGTATCGAAGCATCTATGGATTGGAAAAGATGATCCAGTGATTCAAGTCTCAAGAAATTGCGAAGGAGAATCTGTTCCGAAAGTTTCGCTCAATGCTTTTCTAAACGAATCGATTGATTCACCAGAATTAAGTTCCTCAGTCGAAGAAATTCAACTCGTGGAACCGGAGATCGACACCGATGTAACGCCTAAGggaaatgaagatgaaaaacGCCGTCTGGATGGAGGGAATCTTGAAGTGTGCGAAAATGGACGTGGAATACGAAGGAAACAAAACAGGAGGATGTTTGACAAACTAGTGCGAAGGAAATCAGGAAGTGAAGCAAACGAGAAAAAGAACAACACAGAGGAATTGATGTTCAGAAGTGGCGGACTGGACAAGGACTCTATTGAAGAACAAGGGAATGAAGCCCTAGAAAAAGACCAAGAACAAGATGGTGAAACCATAAGCATTTGTTGCAAAGATGAACAAGATAGCGGAAAACCTTCAGGTTTCGATGAACAATGGCAGACAATGAAAGTTGCAGAGTCGTCATGTGAAattcataaaatcaaaatcaagagAGAACAGAGTTTGAGTTATGCATTTCTGTTTCTGATTGTTCTTGTTGGGTTGTTCGGAGGTCGGTTTGTGGCGGTGGTGCTGGCAACCGCAAGCTGCTTCATGATCAAACTGAACGAAATTGCAAGGAGAAAGTCTTTGAATCCGCCATTAAAGATCAGTCAGTAA
- the LOC101214538 gene encoding putative pentatricopeptide repeat-containing protein At1g16830 isoform X2, translating to MVGVVSRLMKQYETVNGILGGLESVGNVTKAQTFLLLLRIYWRGGMYDLVFEAFDHMDRYGFTPNTFARNVIMDVLFKVGRADVALKVFKETLLPNFLTFNIVLCNLSKTKDLIGIGDTFRCMLRMGYCPNPGTFEVVLNGLCKLGRLAEAYQVWGIMTTFGISMSVNIWTIMIDGFCRLRRTEEASSLVKKMKKSGCSPNIVTYTTLIKGYIYAQRISDAFDVLSIIESEGPSPDLILYNVLIDSLAKNERYNDALSIFLSLHKRNILPDCYTFSSLLNTICLSKRLFLLPKLVDGFLVEVDLVACNSLLSYLGKAGFAALALELYNNMVNGGLMPDKYSVLGVLTGLCESRRIGEAVRLYNGILLNYTGVDAHIHTVIIDGLIKAGKFHSAIRIFRRNLLEENSLDVVSYSVAIRGLLLVGRNTEASNLYNYMKEAGINPNGHVCNVMLSTFCKEKKFALVKQMLQEMIDLGIKMSRNNFFRLYNAICRSSNGSHLVIYLLIEMKVLGLLPRKRDCETLVHNPPKDVNISEKHYKLLNGCLEYCLCGDTSSSEEYTDVAAFVG from the coding sequence ATGGTGGGTGTGGTTTCCCGTCTCATGAAACAATATGAAACTGTGAATGGGATTCTTGGGGGGTTGGAGAGTGTTGGAAATGTGACTAAGGCACAAACGTTTCTGCTTCTTTTGAGGATTTATTGGCGTGGAGGAATGTACGATTTGGTTTTTGAAGCATTTGACCATATGGATCGCTATGGATTTACACCAAACACATTTGCACGTAATGTGATTATGGATGTGTTGTTCAAGGTTGGACGTGCTGATGTTGCTTTGAAGGTCTTTAAAGAGACACTGCTACCAAATTTTTTGACATTCAACATTGTATTGTGTAATTTATCCAAAACAAAGGATTTGATAGGTATTGGAGATACTTTTAGATGTATGTTGAGAATGGGGTATTGTCCTAATCCTGGGACATTTGAAGTGGTTTTGAATGGTTTATGCAAATTAGGTAGGCTGGCAGAAGCATATCAAGTATGGGGTATTATGACAACTTTTGGAATATCCATGTCCGTAAACATTTGGACTATAATGATCGATGGATTCTGTAGATTGCGCAGAACCGAAGAAGCTTCTTCTTTggtgaaaaagatgaaaaaatctGGTTGTTCTCCAAACATTGTGACATATACTACCTTGATTAAGGGATATATATATGCACAACGGATTAGTGACGCATTTGATGTTTTAAGTATTATTGAATCAGAAGGGCCTTCGCCTGACCTGATTCTTTATAACGTATTGATTGATAGCCTTGCTAAAAATGAGAGGTACAATGATGCTCTCagtatttttcttagtttGCATAAACGAAACATACTTCCTGACTGTTATACTTTCAGTTCGTTGTTGAATACCATATGTTTATCCAAAAGGCTTTTTCTTCTACCCAAGTTGGTTGATGGATTTTTAGTTGAAGTTGACTTGGTGGCATGTAACTCTCTGCTTAGTTATCTTGGTAAGGCTGGGTTTGCTGCACTTGCCTTAGAACTATATAATAACATGGTGAATGGAGGTTTAATGCCAGATAAGTATAGTGTTCTTGGAGTACTGACTGGTCTTTGTGAATCAAGGAGAATCGGTGAAGCAGTTCGTCTGTACAATGGCATTCTCTTGAACTATACAGGAGTTGATGCTCACATCCACACTGTAATTATAGATGGACTTATAAAAGCTGGTAAATTTCATTCAGCCATTAGGATATTCAGAAGAAATTTATTGGAGGAAAATTCTTTAGATGTTGTATCATATTCTGTTGCCATTCGTGGGCTTCTTCTGGTCGGTAGAAATACAGAGGCTTCTAACTTGTATAACTACATGAAGGAGGCTGGAATAAATCCAAACGGGCATGTTTGCAACGTAATGCTCTCCActttttgtaaagaaaaaaaatttgcattAGTGAAGCAGATGCTGCAAGAGATGATTGACCTGGGAATAAAAATGAGCAGGAATAATTTCTTTAGGTTATACAATGCCATTTGTAGATCATCAAATGGTTCTCATCTGGTTATCTACTTATTAATTGAGATGAAAGTTTTGGGATTATTACCTAGGAAACGAGATTGTGAAACATTGGTTCATAATCCCCCCAAAGATGTGAATATTTCtgaaaaacattataaattacTGAATGGCTGTCTAGAATACTGTCTATGTGGTGATACATCTAGCTCCGAAGAATATACTGATGTGGCTGCTTTTGTGGGCTGA
- the LOC101214538 gene encoding putative pentatricopeptide repeat-containing protein At1g16830 isoform X1 encodes MIWRYGCNIFQIASRQIIRTFAHQSYRRCTTPHINLTKILHNRLDEDIEQKFSENRQVILTNDLVYTTLLNCSSDLIALSFFMWCAKQPNFFHNPAAFDYMVGVVSRLMKQYETVNGILGGLESVGNVTKAQTFLLLLRIYWRGGMYDLVFEAFDHMDRYGFTPNTFARNVIMDVLFKVGRADVALKVFKETLLPNFLTFNIVLCNLSKTKDLIGIGDTFRCMLRMGYCPNPGTFEVVLNGLCKLGRLAEAYQVWGIMTTFGISMSVNIWTIMIDGFCRLRRTEEASSLVKKMKKSGCSPNIVTYTTLIKGYIYAQRISDAFDVLSIIESEGPSPDLILYNVLIDSLAKNERYNDALSIFLSLHKRNILPDCYTFSSLLNTICLSKRLFLLPKLVDGFLVEVDLVACNSLLSYLGKAGFAALALELYNNMVNGGLMPDKYSVLGVLTGLCESRRIGEAVRLYNGILLNYTGVDAHIHTVIIDGLIKAGKFHSAIRIFRRNLLEENSLDVVSYSVAIRGLLLVGRNTEASNLYNYMKEAGINPNGHVCNVMLSTFCKEKKFALVKQMLQEMIDLGIKMSRNNFFRLYNAICRSSNGSHLVIYLLIEMKVLGLLPRKRDCETLVHNPPKDVNISEKHYKLLNGCLEYCLCGDTSSSEEYTDVAAFVG; translated from the coding sequence ATGATATGGAGATATGGCTGTAATATCTTCCAAATAGCATCTCGTCAAATCATCAGAACATTTGCCCATCAGTCATATCGTCGATGTACAACCCCacatataaatttaaccaaaatccTCCACAACCGACTAGACGAAGACATTGAACAGAAATTTTCTGAGAACAGGCAAGTGATTCTCACTAATGATCTCGTGTACACCACTCTGTTGAATTGTTCTTCTGATTTAATCGCTTTGAGCTTTTTCATGTGGTGTGCTAAACAGCCCAATTTCTTCCACAACCCTGCGGCGTTTGATTATATGGTGGGTGTGGTTTCCCGTCTCATGAAACAATATGAAACTGTGAATGGGATTCTTGGGGGGTTGGAGAGTGTTGGAAATGTGACTAAGGCACAAACGTTTCTGCTTCTTTTGAGGATTTATTGGCGTGGAGGAATGTACGATTTGGTTTTTGAAGCATTTGACCATATGGATCGCTATGGATTTACACCAAACACATTTGCACGTAATGTGATTATGGATGTGTTGTTCAAGGTTGGACGTGCTGATGTTGCTTTGAAGGTCTTTAAAGAGACACTGCTACCAAATTTTTTGACATTCAACATTGTATTGTGTAATTTATCCAAAACAAAGGATTTGATAGGTATTGGAGATACTTTTAGATGTATGTTGAGAATGGGGTATTGTCCTAATCCTGGGACATTTGAAGTGGTTTTGAATGGTTTATGCAAATTAGGTAGGCTGGCAGAAGCATATCAAGTATGGGGTATTATGACAACTTTTGGAATATCCATGTCCGTAAACATTTGGACTATAATGATCGATGGATTCTGTAGATTGCGCAGAACCGAAGAAGCTTCTTCTTTggtgaaaaagatgaaaaaatctGGTTGTTCTCCAAACATTGTGACATATACTACCTTGATTAAGGGATATATATATGCACAACGGATTAGTGACGCATTTGATGTTTTAAGTATTATTGAATCAGAAGGGCCTTCGCCTGACCTGATTCTTTATAACGTATTGATTGATAGCCTTGCTAAAAATGAGAGGTACAATGATGCTCTCagtatttttcttagtttGCATAAACGAAACATACTTCCTGACTGTTATACTTTCAGTTCGTTGTTGAATACCATATGTTTATCCAAAAGGCTTTTTCTTCTACCCAAGTTGGTTGATGGATTTTTAGTTGAAGTTGACTTGGTGGCATGTAACTCTCTGCTTAGTTATCTTGGTAAGGCTGGGTTTGCTGCACTTGCCTTAGAACTATATAATAACATGGTGAATGGAGGTTTAATGCCAGATAAGTATAGTGTTCTTGGAGTACTGACTGGTCTTTGTGAATCAAGGAGAATCGGTGAAGCAGTTCGTCTGTACAATGGCATTCTCTTGAACTATACAGGAGTTGATGCTCACATCCACACTGTAATTATAGATGGACTTATAAAAGCTGGTAAATTTCATTCAGCCATTAGGATATTCAGAAGAAATTTATTGGAGGAAAATTCTTTAGATGTTGTATCATATTCTGTTGCCATTCGTGGGCTTCTTCTGGTCGGTAGAAATACAGAGGCTTCTAACTTGTATAACTACATGAAGGAGGCTGGAATAAATCCAAACGGGCATGTTTGCAACGTAATGCTCTCCActttttgtaaagaaaaaaaatttgcattAGTGAAGCAGATGCTGCAAGAGATGATTGACCTGGGAATAAAAATGAGCAGGAATAATTTCTTTAGGTTATACAATGCCATTTGTAGATCATCAAATGGTTCTCATCTGGTTATCTACTTATTAATTGAGATGAAAGTTTTGGGATTATTACCTAGGAAACGAGATTGTGAAACATTGGTTCATAATCCCCCCAAAGATGTGAATATTTCtgaaaaacattataaattacTGAATGGCTGTCTAGAATACTGTCTATGTGGTGATACATCTAGCTCCGAAGAATATACTGATGTGGCTGCTTTTGTGGGCTGA